GTTGCCGGGCAGAGCAGAGAGGAAGACCGGAAGTATTACGAGATCGGCTCGCTGGAGAAAGCGTTCAAGCTTCTCTCCATGTTGTCTTCGAGCCAGGGTATGACGCTGGCTGCCCTCTGTCAGGAAACGCGGTTGCACCGGGCGACTGCTTACCGCATCTTACTCATGCTCGAGGACCTGGGCCTGGTGCGGCGGGACACATGGTCGGGCCAGTGGCAGCTGGGCATCGGCATCTTCGAGCTGGGTGCCGCGTTTGCTGAACGGTCGCCCGTCATCAGGGTCAGCCGGCCATACTTGGAAGACTTGGCCCGCGAGACCGGAGAAACCGCGCAGCTGGCCGTGCTCGATCGTGGTGAAGCGGTCATCGTGGACCGCGTGCTGGGCGGAAGGCCCATCCAGCTGGCTCCTCGAGTGGGCAGCCGTATCCCCGCTTACTGCACGGCGCTCGGAAAGGCCCTGCTCGCCTACCAGAGCGAGAAGGTCATCAGCGAGACCCTGCGGACCATTGAGCTCGTACCGCTCACGCCATCCAC
This sequence is a window from Bacillota bacterium. Protein-coding genes within it:
- a CDS encoding IclR family transcriptional regulator encodes the protein MGVRVAGQSREEDRKYYEIGSLEKAFKLLSMLSSSQGMTLAALCQETRLHRATAYRILLMLEDLGLVRRDTWSGQWQLGIGIFELGAAFAERSPVIRVSRPYLEDLARETGETAQLAVLDRGEAVIVDRVLGGRPIQLAPRVGSRIPAYCTALGKALLAYQSEKVISETLRTIELVPLTPSTITQKDALVAELSAVRRRGFSVDNGESQQFVCCVGAPVLGFDGRCVAALSVARLTNLQRPEEVLRLGRRCVEVAGKISLRLGYRPKSAEPGGEEHCLGTK